In the Anastrepha obliqua isolate idAnaObli1 chromosome 1, idAnaObli1_1.0, whole genome shotgun sequence genome, one interval contains:
- the LOC129251302 gene encoding myb-like protein AA isoform X1 encodes MAVFLINICKFNGCGITFPSLGDLIQHIEDTHIDYDPKVVEQKEQAQPACLPLSYVLRFISEDARKESPFLSANTTGVELKRKLAIKHHSYSMSSSNRSNTPTGSEMDDDEMVVSESEDSNDSWTTEEFSSEFIMRYGSRHSGTGSNGTPGNEKPFACPVPGCKKRYKNVNGIKYHSKNGHKKDGKVRKGYKCHCGKSYKTAQGLKNHALVAHNSSPESVLSTQHVANMTATSNGSSVNVGAGIILQRSSSPSQSLGSLSPSSISNMSSSASSCHGSASSNTHNGNGNTAGNNNGGSNTTTTAVTNNVLQQLTNGTLGNGSPNVVATTNGVGLSLHHHQHHTQQQQQHQFSNQQQQQQPQLHSIGSTVAATSGNNNNLVRSSSSGSTTGISGSGLLATQTTKTATAATNLLAANATASKILKLATNAAAQAAAAAAAANAVGTVDIIAQQQQQLKLQAIVDKVQSKQQQSTSTKIALPNLVNLGILTPATSPTKPPTQTLTFTQQQPQQPTQQQSQPTHNLPLTPISPSGPTLIQQQQQQKGIALLHQHQQQQQHKKAAQVIGSIHLTSVSTSTSTSTTASNANINNNNSNGSTTNGVSSNCVPTAATTVGSGVVAGASVAGMANAVVAAASADAVVGVVNDET; translated from the exons ACTATGATCCTAAAGTGGTCGAACAGAAAGAGCAGGCGCAGCCTGCATGTTTGCCGCTGAGCTATGTGTTGCGTTTCATATCGGAAGATGCCCGTAAGGAGAGCCCATTCCTCTCCGCCAATACGACGGGCGTTGAACTCAAACGGAAGTTGGCGATCAAACATCACAGTTACAGTATGTCGTCGTCAAATCGCAGCAATACGCCTACTG GCAGTGAGATGGACGATGATGAAATGGTTGTCTCGGAGTCGGAGGACAGCAACGATTCTTGGACAACTGAGGAGTTCAGTTCTGAGTTCATAATGCGTTATGGGAGCAG GCATTCCGGTACCGGCAGCAATGGGACACCGGGCAATGAGAAGCCGTTTGCGTGTCCTGTGCCTGGTTGTAAAAAGCGTTACAAGAATGTCAACGGTATCAAGTATCACTCAAAGAATGGCCACAAAAAGGACGGAAA GGTTCGCAAAGGCTACAAATGCCATTGTGGCAAGAGCTACAAAACTGCTCAAGGCCTGAAGAATCACGCACTAGTTGCACATAATTCCTCGCCGGAGAGCGTTTTAAGCACGCAACATGTGGCTAATATGACTGCTACTAGTAATGGTTCCAGCGTTAACGTGGGCGCAGGCATAATTCTGCAACGTAGTAGTTCGCCCTCACAATCGTTGGGCTCCCTCAGTCCATCCAGCATCAGCAACATGTCGAGTAGTGCCAGTAGCTGTCATGGCAGCGCCAGCAGCAATACTCATAATGGCAATGGCAACACTGCTGGCAACAATAACGGTGGCAGCAACACAACCACAACCGCCGTCACCAACAATGTGTTGCAGCAGTTGACTAATGGTACACTTGGCAATGGTAGTCCCAATGTCGTTGCCACCACAAATGGTGTTGGACTCAGTTTGCATCATCATCAACATCAcacacagcagcagcagcaacatcagTTTAGcaatcagcagcagcagcagcaaccacAATTACATAGCATTGGATCGACCGTAGCAGCTACATCAGGTAACAATAACAATTTAGTgcgtagcagcagcagcggcagcactACTGGCATCAGTGGCAGTGGCCTGTTGGCAACGCAAACAACTAAAACTGCGACTGCAGCTACAAACTTGCTAGCAGCTAACGCAACGGCGAGTAAAATACTTAAGTTGGCCACCAATGCTGCGGCACAGGCTGCAGCAGCTGCAGCCGCAGCCAATGCTGTTGGCACAGTTGATATCATtgcacagcagcaacaacaacttaaGCTGCAAGCAATCGTTGATAAAGTACAGTCAAAACAGCAGCAAAGTACATCAACTAAAATTGCGTTGCCAAATTTGGTAAATTTAGGCATTCTCACACCGGCCACCTCGCCAACGAAGCCACCCACGCAAACGCTCACATTTacgcaacaacaaccacaacagccaacacaacaacaatcacAGCCAACACATAATCTTCCTTTGACGCCCATTAGTCCAAGTGGACCAACACTcattcaacaacaacagcagcaaaaagGCATTGCGCTGTTGCATcagcaccaacaacagcaacaacataaaAAAGCGGCTCAGGTTATTGGTAGCATACACCTAACTAGTGTATCCACATCGACGTCAACGTCCACAACTGCGTCGAATGCCaatataaataacaacaacagcaacggcaGCACTACCAATGGTGTCAGTAGTAATTGTGTCCCTACTGCTGCTACAACAGTTGGCAGCGGTGTTGTGGCTGGCGCTAGCGTTGCAGGCATGGCGaacgctgttgttgctgctgcttctgctgACGCAGTGGTAGGCGTTGTTAACGACGAAACGTAG
- the LOC129251302 gene encoding myb-like protein AA isoform X4 translates to MSSSNRSNTPTGSEMDDDEMVVSESEDSNDSWTTEEFSSEFIMRYGSRHSGTGSNGTPGNEKPFACPVPGCKKRYKNVNGIKYHSKNGHKKDGKVRKGYKCHCGKSYKTAQGLKNHALVAHNSSPESVLSTQHVANMTATSNGSSVNVGAGIILQRSSSPSQSLGSLSPSSISNMSSSASSCHGSASSNTHNGNGNTAGNNNGGSNTTTTAVTNNVLQQLTNGTLGNGSPNVVATTNGVGLSLHHHQHHTQQQQQHQFSNQQQQQQPQLHSIGSTVAATSGNNNNLVRSSSSGSTTGISGSGLLATQTTKTATAATNLLAANATASKILKLATNAAAQAAAAAAAANAVGTVDIIAQQQQQLKLQAIVDKVQSKQQQSTSTKIALPNLVNLGILTPATSPTKPPTQTLTFTQQQPQQPTQQQSQPTHNLPLTPISPSGPTLIQQQQQQKGIALLHQHQQQQQHKKAAQVIGSIHLTSVSTSTSTSTTASNANINNNNSNGSTTNGVSSNCVPTAATTVGSGVVAGASVAGMANAVVAAASADAVVGVVNDET, encoded by the exons ATGTCGTCGTCAAATCGCAGCAATACGCCTACTG GCAGTGAGATGGACGATGATGAAATGGTTGTCTCGGAGTCGGAGGACAGCAACGATTCTTGGACAACTGAGGAGTTCAGTTCTGAGTTCATAATGCGTTATGGGAGCAG GCATTCCGGTACCGGCAGCAATGGGACACCGGGCAATGAGAAGCCGTTTGCGTGTCCTGTGCCTGGTTGTAAAAAGCGTTACAAGAATGTCAACGGTATCAAGTATCACTCAAAGAATGGCCACAAAAAGGACGGAAA GGTTCGCAAAGGCTACAAATGCCATTGTGGCAAGAGCTACAAAACTGCTCAAGGCCTGAAGAATCACGCACTAGTTGCACATAATTCCTCGCCGGAGAGCGTTTTAAGCACGCAACATGTGGCTAATATGACTGCTACTAGTAATGGTTCCAGCGTTAACGTGGGCGCAGGCATAATTCTGCAACGTAGTAGTTCGCCCTCACAATCGTTGGGCTCCCTCAGTCCATCCAGCATCAGCAACATGTCGAGTAGTGCCAGTAGCTGTCATGGCAGCGCCAGCAGCAATACTCATAATGGCAATGGCAACACTGCTGGCAACAATAACGGTGGCAGCAACACAACCACAACCGCCGTCACCAACAATGTGTTGCAGCAGTTGACTAATGGTACACTTGGCAATGGTAGTCCCAATGTCGTTGCCACCACAAATGGTGTTGGACTCAGTTTGCATCATCATCAACATCAcacacagcagcagcagcaacatcagTTTAGcaatcagcagcagcagcagcaaccacAATTACATAGCATTGGATCGACCGTAGCAGCTACATCAGGTAACAATAACAATTTAGTgcgtagcagcagcagcggcagcactACTGGCATCAGTGGCAGTGGCCTGTTGGCAACGCAAACAACTAAAACTGCGACTGCAGCTACAAACTTGCTAGCAGCTAACGCAACGGCGAGTAAAATACTTAAGTTGGCCACCAATGCTGCGGCACAGGCTGCAGCAGCTGCAGCCGCAGCCAATGCTGTTGGCACAGTTGATATCATtgcacagcagcaacaacaacttaaGCTGCAAGCAATCGTTGATAAAGTACAGTCAAAACAGCAGCAAAGTACATCAACTAAAATTGCGTTGCCAAATTTGGTAAATTTAGGCATTCTCACACCGGCCACCTCGCCAACGAAGCCACCCACGCAAACGCTCACATTTacgcaacaacaaccacaacagccaacacaacaacaatcacAGCCAACACATAATCTTCCTTTGACGCCCATTAGTCCAAGTGGACCAACACTcattcaacaacaacagcagcaaaaagGCATTGCGCTGTTGCATcagcaccaacaacagcaacaacataaaAAAGCGGCTCAGGTTATTGGTAGCATACACCTAACTAGTGTATCCACATCGACGTCAACGTCCACAACTGCGTCGAATGCCaatataaataacaacaacagcaacggcaGCACTACCAATGGTGTCAGTAGTAATTGTGTCCCTACTGCTGCTACAACAGTTGGCAGCGGTGTTGTGGCTGGCGCTAGCGTTGCAGGCATGGCGaacgctgttgttgctgctgcttctgctgACGCAGTGGTAGGCGTTGTTAACGACGAAACGTAG
- the LOC129251302 gene encoding myb-like protein AA isoform X2 → MAVFLINICKFNGCGITFPSLGDLIQHIEDTHIDYDPKVVEQKEQAQPACLPLSYVLRFISEDARKESPFLSANTTGVELKRKLAIKHHSYSSEMDDDEMVVSESEDSNDSWTTEEFSSEFIMRYGSRHSGTGSNGTPGNEKPFACPVPGCKKRYKNVNGIKYHSKNGHKKDGKVRKGYKCHCGKSYKTAQGLKNHALVAHNSSPESVLSTQHVANMTATSNGSSVNVGAGIILQRSSSPSQSLGSLSPSSISNMSSSASSCHGSASSNTHNGNGNTAGNNNGGSNTTTTAVTNNVLQQLTNGTLGNGSPNVVATTNGVGLSLHHHQHHTQQQQQHQFSNQQQQQQPQLHSIGSTVAATSGNNNNLVRSSSSGSTTGISGSGLLATQTTKTATAATNLLAANATASKILKLATNAAAQAAAAAAAANAVGTVDIIAQQQQQLKLQAIVDKVQSKQQQSTSTKIALPNLVNLGILTPATSPTKPPTQTLTFTQQQPQQPTQQQSQPTHNLPLTPISPSGPTLIQQQQQQKGIALLHQHQQQQQHKKAAQVIGSIHLTSVSTSTSTSTTASNANINNNNSNGSTTNGVSSNCVPTAATTVGSGVVAGASVAGMANAVVAAASADAVVGVVNDET, encoded by the exons ACTATGATCCTAAAGTGGTCGAACAGAAAGAGCAGGCGCAGCCTGCATGTTTGCCGCTGAGCTATGTGTTGCGTTTCATATCGGAAGATGCCCGTAAGGAGAGCCCATTCCTCTCCGCCAATACGACGGGCGTTGAACTCAAACGGAAGTTGGCGATCAAACATCACAGTTACA GCAGTGAGATGGACGATGATGAAATGGTTGTCTCGGAGTCGGAGGACAGCAACGATTCTTGGACAACTGAGGAGTTCAGTTCTGAGTTCATAATGCGTTATGGGAGCAG GCATTCCGGTACCGGCAGCAATGGGACACCGGGCAATGAGAAGCCGTTTGCGTGTCCTGTGCCTGGTTGTAAAAAGCGTTACAAGAATGTCAACGGTATCAAGTATCACTCAAAGAATGGCCACAAAAAGGACGGAAA GGTTCGCAAAGGCTACAAATGCCATTGTGGCAAGAGCTACAAAACTGCTCAAGGCCTGAAGAATCACGCACTAGTTGCACATAATTCCTCGCCGGAGAGCGTTTTAAGCACGCAACATGTGGCTAATATGACTGCTACTAGTAATGGTTCCAGCGTTAACGTGGGCGCAGGCATAATTCTGCAACGTAGTAGTTCGCCCTCACAATCGTTGGGCTCCCTCAGTCCATCCAGCATCAGCAACATGTCGAGTAGTGCCAGTAGCTGTCATGGCAGCGCCAGCAGCAATACTCATAATGGCAATGGCAACACTGCTGGCAACAATAACGGTGGCAGCAACACAACCACAACCGCCGTCACCAACAATGTGTTGCAGCAGTTGACTAATGGTACACTTGGCAATGGTAGTCCCAATGTCGTTGCCACCACAAATGGTGTTGGACTCAGTTTGCATCATCATCAACATCAcacacagcagcagcagcaacatcagTTTAGcaatcagcagcagcagcagcaaccacAATTACATAGCATTGGATCGACCGTAGCAGCTACATCAGGTAACAATAACAATTTAGTgcgtagcagcagcagcggcagcactACTGGCATCAGTGGCAGTGGCCTGTTGGCAACGCAAACAACTAAAACTGCGACTGCAGCTACAAACTTGCTAGCAGCTAACGCAACGGCGAGTAAAATACTTAAGTTGGCCACCAATGCTGCGGCACAGGCTGCAGCAGCTGCAGCCGCAGCCAATGCTGTTGGCACAGTTGATATCATtgcacagcagcaacaacaacttaaGCTGCAAGCAATCGTTGATAAAGTACAGTCAAAACAGCAGCAAAGTACATCAACTAAAATTGCGTTGCCAAATTTGGTAAATTTAGGCATTCTCACACCGGCCACCTCGCCAACGAAGCCACCCACGCAAACGCTCACATTTacgcaacaacaaccacaacagccaacacaacaacaatcacAGCCAACACATAATCTTCCTTTGACGCCCATTAGTCCAAGTGGACCAACACTcattcaacaacaacagcagcaaaaagGCATTGCGCTGTTGCATcagcaccaacaacagcaacaacataaaAAAGCGGCTCAGGTTATTGGTAGCATACACCTAACTAGTGTATCCACATCGACGTCAACGTCCACAACTGCGTCGAATGCCaatataaataacaacaacagcaacggcaGCACTACCAATGGTGTCAGTAGTAATTGTGTCCCTACTGCTGCTACAACAGTTGGCAGCGGTGTTGTGGCTGGCGCTAGCGTTGCAGGCATGGCGaacgctgttgttgctgctgcttctgctgACGCAGTGGTAGGCGTTGTTAACGACGAAACGTAG